A single Cellulomonas sp. SLBN-39 DNA region contains:
- a CDS encoding ferrous iron transporter B has translation MSCHEPGGPAPTGSATPTGAVATLDEPLVVLVGCPNVGKSSLFNTVTGGRQRVVNAPGTTVELEVGSWRGVAPGGRAAQVVDLPGTYSLLARTPDEEVAAAAVTGAQGLRRPDLVVVLLEAGALARSLSLYAQVVARGVPVVAALTLVDVAADRGVVADVEVLAARLGVPVVPVHPRSGRGVEALRDVVAARLASAAAPRPVAGDREARGPVPDGPPRDPDDVEALFAWVDDVTHAVAGPPPEPVLTWSDRADRVLLHPAAGVPVLLAVLWALFQLSTAAAAPLMDAVDVLVGQGLAPAVTWLLGVAHAPAWVTGLLVDGVLAGVGTVLTFVPLMALMFVAVALLEDSGYLARAAFVADRAMRAIGLDGRAVLPFVVGFGCNLPALAATRTLPHARQRLLVGMLVPWTSCPARLTVYVLMGSVFFPGRAGTAVFVMYLASVLLVVLGGLVMRRTAFRDLRREPLVLALPAYQRPRARAIAAAAWARVRSFVTRAGRVVVVTLTAMWLLLAVPVAGGHAFGDVPVEDSAYGRVSAAMAPAFAPAGFGDWHAAAALVTGFVAKEVVVGSFAQSYAVAEPADPAHPGDLGAQLRATLERTSGGHPGAAAAAFMVFTLAYTPCLATVAEQRRLFGLRWTLGGVGVQLAVAWVLAVVVFQVGALL, from the coding sequence GTGAGCTGCCACGAGCCGGGCGGCCCGGCGCCGACGGGCTCCGCCACCCCGACGGGTGCCGTCGCGACGCTCGACGAGCCGCTCGTCGTCCTCGTCGGCTGCCCCAACGTCGGCAAGTCGTCGCTGTTCAACACCGTCACCGGCGGGCGGCAGCGCGTCGTCAACGCCCCCGGCACCACCGTCGAGCTCGAGGTCGGCTCGTGGCGGGGCGTGGCCCCGGGCGGGCGGGCGGCCCAGGTCGTCGACCTGCCCGGCACGTACTCGCTGCTGGCCCGCACGCCGGACGAGGAGGTCGCGGCCGCCGCGGTCACGGGCGCGCAGGGCCTGCGCCGCCCCGACCTCGTGGTGGTGCTGCTCGAGGCCGGCGCCCTCGCCCGGTCGCTCTCCCTGTACGCCCAGGTCGTCGCCCGCGGGGTGCCCGTGGTCGCCGCGCTCACGCTCGTCGACGTCGCCGCCGACCGCGGAGTCGTCGCGGACGTCGAGGTGCTGGCCGCCCGGCTGGGCGTGCCCGTCGTGCCGGTGCACCCGCGCAGCGGCCGGGGCGTCGAGGCGCTGCGCGACGTCGTCGCAGCCCGCCTCGCCTCGGCGGCCGCGCCCCGGCCCGTCGCAGGGGACCGCGAGGCCCGGGGACCGGTGCCCGACGGCCCGCCCCGCGACCCCGACGACGTCGAGGCGCTGTTCGCGTGGGTCGACGACGTCACCCACGCCGTCGCGGGCCCGCCGCCCGAGCCCGTCCTGACCTGGTCCGACCGTGCCGACCGCGTGCTGCTGCACCCGGCCGCGGGCGTACCCGTGCTGCTCGCCGTGCTGTGGGCGCTGTTCCAGCTCTCCACCGCGGCCGCCGCACCGCTGATGGACGCGGTCGACGTGCTGGTCGGCCAGGGCCTCGCCCCCGCCGTCACGTGGCTGCTCGGCGTCGCGCACGCCCCCGCGTGGGTCACCGGGCTGCTCGTCGACGGCGTCCTCGCCGGCGTGGGCACGGTCCTGACGTTCGTGCCGCTCATGGCCCTGATGTTCGTGGCGGTCGCGCTGCTCGAGGACTCCGGGTACCTGGCCCGCGCCGCGTTCGTCGCCGACCGCGCCATGCGCGCCATCGGCCTCGACGGGCGCGCCGTGCTGCCGTTCGTCGTCGGGTTCGGCTGCAACCTGCCCGCACTGGCCGCCACCCGCACCCTCCCGCACGCCCGCCAGCGCCTCCTCGTCGGGATGCTCGTGCCGTGGACGTCGTGCCCGGCCCGCCTGACCGTGTACGTGCTGATGGGGAGCGTGTTCTTCCCCGGGCGGGCGGGCACCGCCGTGTTCGTCATGTACCTCGCCAGCGTGCTGCTCGTCGTGCTCGGCGGCCTCGTGATGCGTCGCACCGCGTTCCGCGACCTGCGCCGCGAGCCGCTCGTGCTCGCCCTGCCCGCCTACCAGCGCCCGCGCGCCCGGGCGATCGCCGCCGCCGCGTGGGCGCGCGTGCGGTCGTTCGTCACGCGGGCCGGGCGCGTCGTCGTCGTCACCCTCACCGCCATGTGGCTGCTGCTGGCCGTGCCGGTGGCGGGCGGGCACGCGTTCGGGGACGTGCCGGTGGAGGACTCCGCGTACGGGCGCGTCTCCGCGGCGATGGCCCCGGCGTTCGCCCCTGCCGGGTTCGGCGACTGGCACGCCGCCGCCGCGCTCGTCACCGGGTTCGTCGCCAAGGAGGTCGTCGTCGGCTCGTTCGCGCAGTCCTACGCCGTCGCCGAACCGGCCGACCCCGCGCACCCCGGCGACCTCGGCGCTCAGCTGCGCGCCACGCTGGAGCGCACCTCCGGCGGCCACCCCGGCGCCGCAGCCGCTGCGTTCATGGTCTTCACCCTCGCGTACACCCCGTGCCTGGCCACCGTCGCCGAGCAGCGCCGCCTCTTCGGGCTGCGGTGGACCCTCGGCGGCGTCGGCGTGCAGCTCGCCGTCGCGTGGGTGCTCGCCGTCGTCGTCTTCCAGGTCGGGGCGCTGCTGTGA
- a CDS encoding ferrous iron transport protein A: MDLCTCGPGADARVVSVDLDDAVRHRMHELGLRPGARVRVVQRTVAGGLVVALGADRFGLDAATARRVEVEATQPAAAPSTTTSPATTDAS; this comes from the coding sequence ATGGACCTGTGCACCTGCGGGCCGGGCGCCGACGCCCGCGTCGTCTCGGTCGACCTCGACGACGCCGTGCGGCACCGCATGCACGAGCTGGGGCTGCGGCCCGGTGCGCGGGTGCGGGTCGTGCAGCGCACGGTCGCCGGCGGTCTCGTCGTCGCGCTCGGCGCCGACCGGTTCGGGCTGGACGCGGCGACGGCGCGGCGGGTCGAGGTGGAGGCCACGCAGCCCGCCGCCGCGCCGTCCACGACGACGTCCCCGGCGACGACGGACGCCTCGTGA
- a CDS encoding OsmC family peroxiredoxin, producing the protein MPTRTARTAWNGTLQEGSGQVELTSSKVGTYEVSFPRRAADEAGGVTSPEELIAAAHSSCYAMQLSALLGEKGGVPQSLEVSADVTLEPDPAGGFRISGIALTVRGEVEGIDAAGFAEAAEAAKATCPVSKALTGTQIMLDAALES; encoded by the coding sequence ATGCCCACGCGTACCGCTCGCACCGCCTGGAACGGCACGCTGCAGGAGGGGTCCGGCCAGGTCGAGCTCACCAGCTCGAAGGTCGGCACGTACGAGGTCTCGTTCCCGCGCCGCGCGGCCGACGAGGCCGGCGGCGTCACCAGCCCCGAGGAGCTGATCGCGGCCGCGCACTCGTCCTGCTACGCCATGCAGCTCTCGGCCCTGCTGGGCGAGAAGGGCGGCGTGCCGCAGTCCCTCGAGGTCTCGGCCGACGTCACGCTCGAGCCCGACCCGGCCGGCGGGTTCCGGATCAGCGGCATCGCGCTGACGGTCCGCGGCGAGGTCGAGGGGATCGACGCCGCCGGGTTCGCGGAGGCCGCCGAGGCCGCGAAGGCGACGTGCCCGGTGAGCAAGGCCCTGACCGGCACGCAGATCATGCTCGACGCCGCGCTCGAGTCCTGA
- a CDS encoding FAD-binding and (Fe-S)-binding domain-containing protein produces MAVTTGTTDVRDVVHALRDAVRGDVDDSTRRRAEYSTDASNYRVVPQVVVFPRDTDDVLAALAVARETGTPLTSRGGGTSVAGNAVGPGVVLDFSRHVNRVLEIDPEARTARVEPGVVMSHLQAAAAPHGLRFGPDPSTQARATLGGMIGNNACGPRAVAFGRTADNVVDLDVVDGTGRRFTARAGAGALDVLPGLDALVRSHLDVIRTELGRFTRQVSGYSLEHLTPEGGSDLAKALVGTEGTLVTLLGATVRLVPVPAAPVLVVLGYPDMPAAADAVPALLAHRPLAIEGMDARLVDVVRRVKGASAVPDLPPGAGWLMVEVGGETLDDALATARALAADAGTDAVGVFPPGPQAAAMWRIREDGAGLGGRTPSGAQAWPGFEDSAVPPARLGGYLRELEALMADHRVDGLAYGHFGDGCVHLRIDMPMERSGDPLRAFMEDAARLVASHGGSLSGEHGDGRARSELLPVMYSARTIDLFGAVKDLFDPRDLLNPGVLVRPAPLDADLRRPAARSLLASTGFSFGHDGGDMTTAVHRCVGVGKCRADTRATGGFMCPSYQATKDEKDSTRGRARVLQEMANGTLVSRGWSSPEVHDALDLCLSCKACSSDCPAGVDMAQYKSEVLHRTYQGRLRPVNHYALGWLPRWARLVTGVPGLAALANTVLGIRPVAKAVLALGGMDTRRKMVRFAPVPFRAWARQTGRRSGDVRVVGARDATTVELPATTTGTDGTPATTGTQARPPVLLWTDSFSDTLAPTVPHAAVAVLRDAGYDVLVPDHDACCGLTWISTGQLDGARHQLTHLLEVLGPFAVNGIPIVGLEPSCTAVLRSDLLDLLPDDPRAVAVARETRTLAELLTAPAPIGPGDRWQLPDLSDVTAVVQPHCHHHSVMTFTPDRQLLTAAGATFSALAGCCGLAGNFGMEKGHYDVSVAVAEGALLPALRDAAPGDVYLADGYSCRTQAEQLAGVQGVHLAELLASHLHRADTAGPMA; encoded by the coding sequence GTGGCTGTGACGACAGGGACCACCGACGTCCGGGACGTCGTGCACGCGTTGCGCGACGCCGTGCGCGGGGACGTCGACGACTCCACGCGCCGACGCGCGGAGTACTCGACCGACGCGTCCAACTACCGCGTCGTCCCGCAGGTCGTGGTGTTCCCGCGGGACACCGACGACGTGCTGGCCGCGCTCGCGGTCGCCCGGGAGACCGGGACGCCGCTGACGTCGCGCGGCGGCGGCACGTCCGTGGCGGGCAACGCGGTGGGCCCGGGCGTGGTGCTCGACTTCTCCCGGCACGTCAACCGGGTGCTGGAGATCGACCCCGAGGCCCGCACGGCCCGCGTCGAGCCCGGCGTCGTCATGTCCCACCTGCAGGCCGCCGCGGCACCGCACGGGCTGCGCTTCGGGCCCGACCCGTCGACGCAGGCGCGCGCGACCCTCGGCGGCATGATCGGCAACAACGCGTGCGGGCCGCGCGCCGTCGCGTTCGGGCGCACCGCGGACAACGTGGTCGACCTCGACGTCGTCGACGGCACCGGGCGGCGGTTCACCGCCCGCGCCGGCGCGGGTGCGCTCGACGTCCTGCCCGGCCTCGACGCCCTCGTGCGCTCGCACCTCGACGTGATCCGCACCGAGCTGGGCCGGTTCACCCGGCAGGTGTCCGGGTACTCCCTGGAGCACCTGACGCCCGAGGGCGGCAGCGACCTGGCCAAGGCCCTCGTCGGCACCGAGGGCACCCTCGTCACGCTGCTGGGTGCGACCGTGCGGCTCGTTCCCGTGCCGGCGGCGCCCGTGCTCGTCGTCCTGGGCTACCCCGACATGCCGGCGGCTGCCGACGCGGTGCCCGCGCTGCTCGCGCACCGGCCCCTGGCCATCGAGGGCATGGACGCCCGGCTCGTCGACGTGGTCCGCCGCGTCAAGGGCGCGTCCGCCGTGCCGGACCTGCCGCCCGGGGCGGGCTGGCTGATGGTCGAGGTCGGGGGCGAGACCCTCGACGACGCCCTCGCCACGGCCCGCGCGCTCGCCGCCGACGCCGGCACCGACGCCGTCGGGGTGTTCCCGCCCGGGCCGCAGGCCGCAGCCATGTGGCGGATCCGCGAGGACGGCGCCGGGCTCGGCGGCCGCACCCCGTCCGGCGCGCAGGCGTGGCCCGGGTTCGAGGACTCCGCCGTGCCGCCCGCGCGCCTCGGCGGGTACCTGCGCGAGCTCGAGGCACTCATGGCCGACCACCGCGTCGACGGCCTCGCGTACGGGCACTTCGGCGACGGGTGCGTGCACCTGCGCATCGACATGCCGATGGAGCGCTCCGGCGACCCGCTGCGCGCGTTCATGGAGGACGCCGCCCGCCTGGTCGCCTCGCACGGCGGCTCCCTGTCCGGCGAGCACGGCGACGGCCGCGCCCGCTCCGAGCTGCTGCCCGTCATGTACTCCGCCCGCACCATCGACCTGTTCGGCGCGGTCAAGGACCTGTTCGACCCGCGCGACCTGCTCAACCCCGGCGTCCTCGTGCGCCCCGCGCCCCTCGACGCGGACCTGCGCCGCCCCGCCGCGAGGTCCCTGCTCGCGTCGACCGGCTTCTCGTTCGGCCACGACGGCGGCGACATGACCACGGCCGTGCACCGCTGCGTCGGCGTCGGCAAGTGCCGCGCCGACACCCGCGCCACCGGCGGGTTCATGTGCCCGTCGTACCAGGCCACCAAGGACGAGAAGGACTCCACCCGCGGCCGCGCCCGCGTGCTGCAGGAGATGGCCAACGGCACGCTCGTCTCGCGCGGCTGGTCCTCGCCCGAGGTCCACGACGCCCTCGACCTGTGCCTGAGCTGCAAGGCCTGCTCCTCGGACTGCCCCGCGGGCGTCGACATGGCCCAGTACAAGTCCGAGGTCCTGCACCGCACCTACCAGGGCCGCCTGCGCCCCGTGAACCACTACGCCCTCGGGTGGCTGCCCCGCTGGGCGCGCCTCGTCACTGGCGTGCCCGGCCTCGCCGCCCTCGCCAACACCGTGCTCGGCATCCGCCCCGTCGCCAAGGCCGTCCTCGCCCTCGGCGGCATGGACACCCGCCGCAAGATGGTCCGGTTCGCCCCCGTGCCGTTCCGCGCCTGGGCCCGCCAGACCGGCCGCCGCTCCGGCGACGTGCGCGTCGTCGGCGCCCGCGACGCCACCACCGTCGAGCTGCCCGCCACCACCACCGGCACCGACGGGACCCCGGCCACGACCGGCACGCAGGCCCGCCCGCCCGTGCTGCTGTGGACCGACTCCTTCAGCGACACGCTCGCCCCGACCGTCCCGCACGCCGCCGTCGCCGTGCTCCGCGACGCCGGCTACGACGTCCTCGTGCCCGACCACGACGCCTGCTGCGGTCTCACCTGGATCAGCACCGGCCAGCTCGACGGCGCCCGCCACCAGCTCACCCACCTGCTCGAGGTCCTCGGCCCGTTCGCCGTCAACGGCATCCCGATCGTCGGCCTCGAGCCCTCCTGCACCGCCGTGCTGCGCAGCGACCTGCTCGACCTGCTGCCCGACGACCCCCGCGCCGTCGCCGTCGCCCGCGAGACCCGCACCCTCGCCGAGCTCCTCACCGCCCCCGCCCCGATCGGCCCCGGCGACCGCTGGCAGCTGCCCGACCTGTCCGACGTCACCGCCGTCGTCCAGCCCCACTGCCACCACCACTCGGTCATGACCTTCACCCCCGACCGCCAGCTCCTCACCGCCGCCGGCGCCACGTTCTCCGCGCTCGCGGGCTGCTGCGGGCTCGCCGGCAATTTCGGCATGGAGAAGGGCCACTACGACGTCTCCGTGGCCGTAGCCGAGGGTGCCCTCCTGCCGGCCCTGCGCGACGCCGCCCCCGGCGACGTCTACCTGGCCGACGGCTACTCCTGCCGCACCCAGGCCGAGCAGCTCGCCGGCGTCCAGGGCGTCCACCTCGCCGAGCTCCTGGCCTCCCACCTGCACCGCGCGGACACGGCCGGGCCCATGGCGTGA